One part of the Cyprinus carpio isolate SPL01 chromosome B12, ASM1834038v1, whole genome shotgun sequence genome encodes these proteins:
- the ndel1a gene encoding nuclear distribution protein nudE-like 1-A isoform X3: MDANMIPKFTSKDEEIDFWKALSLKYKKSYKEAQEELLEFQEGSRELETELETQLGQAEHRIRDLQADNERLQHEFDSLKEKLEYQYAQSYKQISMLEDDLSQTRGIKEQLHKYVRELEQANDDLERAKRATITSLEDFEQRLNQAIERNAFLESELDEKESLLVSVQRLKDEARDLRQELAVRESRPEMMRMSAPSSPIPDNDKTDSAVQASLSLPATPLSKNLDNAFTSQTALANSSTNAALTPSARISALNIVGDLLRKVGALESKLAACRNFAKDQAARKNYVSNVNGNLINGDISNYSHSLHTSYFDKARRERVIFPALLLAGQ; encoded by the exons ATGGATGCAAATATGATACCAAAATTCACCTCCAAAGACGAGGAAATTGACTTCTGGAAGGCTCTTTCACTCAAgtacaagaaaag TTATAAGGAGGCACAGGAGGAGTTGCTGGAGTTCCAAGAGGGGAGCAGAGAGCTGGAGACAGAGCTGGAGACACAACTGGGCCAAGCAGAGCATCGTATCAGAGACCTGCAGGCGGACAACGAGAGACTGCAGCATGAGTTCGACTCGCTCAAG GAGAAGCTAGAGTATCAGTATGCTCAGAGCTATAAACAGATCTCCATGCTGGAGGACGACCTCAGCCAGACTCGAGGCATCAAGGAGCAGCTGCATAAATATGTCAGAGAGTTAGAGCAGGCCAATGACGACCTGGAGAGAGCTAAGAG AGCCACGATTACATCTCTGGAGGACTTTGAGCAGAGGCTGAACCAGGCCATCGAGAGGAACGCCTTTCTGGAGAGTGAGCTGGATGAGAAGGAGTCTCTCCTGGTGTCTGTGCAGAGACTAAAAGATGAAGCCAGAG ATTTGCGGCAAGAGCTTGCGGTGCGAGAGAGCCGGCCAGAGATGATGCGAATGTCAGCTCCCAGCTCTCCGATTCCAGACAATGACAAAACAGACTCAGCAGTCCAGGCCTCCCTGTCTCTGCCAGCTACACCGCTCAGCAAGAACCTGGACAACGCTTTCACAAGCCAGACAG CTCTGGCCAACAGCTCCACTAATGCAGCCCTCACTCCATCTGCCAGAATATCAGCGCTCAATATTGTTGGCGATTTACTGCGTAAAGTTGGG GCTTTAGAGTCCAAGCTCGCAGCCTGTCGAAATTTTGCCAAGGACCAGGCAGCCAGGAAGAACTATGTCTCAAACGTCAACGGAAATCTGATTAATGGAGACATTTCAAATTActctcactctctccacacaTCCTACTTCGACAAAGC CAGAAGAGAGAGGGTCATTTTCCCTGCGTTGCTTCTGG CAGGACAGTGA
- the ndel1a gene encoding nuclear distribution protein nudE-like 1-A isoform X1, with product MDANMIPKFTSKDEEIDFWKALSLKYKKSYKEAQEELLEFQEGSRELETELETQLGQAEHRIRDLQADNERLQHEFDSLKEKLEYQYAQSYKQISMLEDDLSQTRGIKEQLHKYVRELEQANDDLERAKRATITSLEDFEQRLNQAIERNAFLESELDEKESLLVSVQRLKDEARDLRQELAVRESRPEMMRMSAPSSPIPDNDKTDSAVQASLSLPATPLSKNLDNAFTSQTALANSSTNAALTPSARISALNIVGDLLRKVGALESKLAACRNFAKDQAARKNYVSNVNGNLINGDISNYSHSLHTSYFDKARTVNGLDPGAVTNITAPPRSNSPSSLVLSV from the exons ATGGATGCAAATATGATACCAAAATTCACCTCCAAAGACGAGGAAATTGACTTCTGGAAGGCTCTTTCACTCAAgtacaagaaaag TTATAAGGAGGCACAGGAGGAGTTGCTGGAGTTCCAAGAGGGGAGCAGAGAGCTGGAGACAGAGCTGGAGACACAACTGGGCCAAGCAGAGCATCGTATCAGAGACCTGCAGGCGGACAACGAGAGACTGCAGCATGAGTTCGACTCGCTCAAG GAGAAGCTAGAGTATCAGTATGCTCAGAGCTATAAACAGATCTCCATGCTGGAGGACGACCTCAGCCAGACTCGAGGCATCAAGGAGCAGCTGCATAAATATGTCAGAGAGTTAGAGCAGGCCAATGACGACCTGGAGAGAGCTAAGAG AGCCACGATTACATCTCTGGAGGACTTTGAGCAGAGGCTGAACCAGGCCATCGAGAGGAACGCCTTTCTGGAGAGTGAGCTGGATGAGAAGGAGTCTCTCCTGGTGTCTGTGCAGAGACTAAAAGATGAAGCCAGAG ATTTGCGGCAAGAGCTTGCGGTGCGAGAGAGCCGGCCAGAGATGATGCGAATGTCAGCTCCCAGCTCTCCGATTCCAGACAATGACAAAACAGACTCAGCAGTCCAGGCCTCCCTGTCTCTGCCAGCTACACCGCTCAGCAAGAACCTGGACAACGCTTTCACAAGCCAGACAG CTCTGGCCAACAGCTCCACTAATGCAGCCCTCACTCCATCTGCCAGAATATCAGCGCTCAATATTGTTGGCGATTTACTGCGTAAAGTTGGG GCTTTAGAGTCCAAGCTCGCAGCCTGTCGAAATTTTGCCAAGGACCAGGCAGCCAGGAAGAACTATGTCTCAAACGTCAACGGAAATCTGATTAATGGAGACATTTCAAATTActctcactctctccacacaTCCTACTTCGACAAAGC CAGGACAGTGAACGGTTTGGACCCCGGCGCTGTGACGAACATCACAGCTCCGCCGCGCTCCAACTCTCCATCCAGCCTGGTGCTCAGCGTGTGa
- the ndel1a gene encoding nuclear distribution protein nudE-like 1-A isoform X2: MDANMIPKFTSKDEEIDFWKALSLKYKKSYKEAQEELLEFQEGSRELETELETQLGQAEHRIRDLQADNERLQHEFDSLKEKLEYQYAQSYKQISMLEDDLSQTRGIKEQLHKYVRELEQANDDLERAKRATITSLEDFEQRLNQAIERNAFLESELDEKESLLVSVQRLKDEARDLRQELAVRESRPEMMRMSAPSSPIPDNDKTDSAVQASLSLPATPLSKNLDNAFTSQTALANSSTNAALTPSARISALNIVGDLLRKVGALESKLAACRNFAKDQAARKNYVSNVNGNLINGDISNYSHSLHTSYFDKATVNGLDPGAVTNITAPPRSNSPSSLVLSV; encoded by the exons ATGGATGCAAATATGATACCAAAATTCACCTCCAAAGACGAGGAAATTGACTTCTGGAAGGCTCTTTCACTCAAgtacaagaaaag TTATAAGGAGGCACAGGAGGAGTTGCTGGAGTTCCAAGAGGGGAGCAGAGAGCTGGAGACAGAGCTGGAGACACAACTGGGCCAAGCAGAGCATCGTATCAGAGACCTGCAGGCGGACAACGAGAGACTGCAGCATGAGTTCGACTCGCTCAAG GAGAAGCTAGAGTATCAGTATGCTCAGAGCTATAAACAGATCTCCATGCTGGAGGACGACCTCAGCCAGACTCGAGGCATCAAGGAGCAGCTGCATAAATATGTCAGAGAGTTAGAGCAGGCCAATGACGACCTGGAGAGAGCTAAGAG AGCCACGATTACATCTCTGGAGGACTTTGAGCAGAGGCTGAACCAGGCCATCGAGAGGAACGCCTTTCTGGAGAGTGAGCTGGATGAGAAGGAGTCTCTCCTGGTGTCTGTGCAGAGACTAAAAGATGAAGCCAGAG ATTTGCGGCAAGAGCTTGCGGTGCGAGAGAGCCGGCCAGAGATGATGCGAATGTCAGCTCCCAGCTCTCCGATTCCAGACAATGACAAAACAGACTCAGCAGTCCAGGCCTCCCTGTCTCTGCCAGCTACACCGCTCAGCAAGAACCTGGACAACGCTTTCACAAGCCAGACAG CTCTGGCCAACAGCTCCACTAATGCAGCCCTCACTCCATCTGCCAGAATATCAGCGCTCAATATTGTTGGCGATTTACTGCGTAAAGTTGGG GCTTTAGAGTCCAAGCTCGCAGCCTGTCGAAATTTTGCCAAGGACCAGGCAGCCAGGAAGAACTATGTCTCAAACGTCAACGGAAATCTGATTAATGGAGACATTTCAAATTActctcactctctccacacaTCCTACTTCGACAAAGC GACAGTGAACGGTTTGGACCCCGGCGCTGTGACGAACATCACAGCTCCGCCGCGCTCCAACTCTCCATCCAGCCTGGTGCTCAGCGTGTGa
- the armc7 gene encoding armadillo repeat-containing protein 7, which yields MAGKSRFSASDRFEYLQGLVTEFQDTDSEEAKEQVLANLANFAYDPSNMEALRLLQVTELFLDMLTEENENFVEFGIGGLCNLSMERESRDQILQSGGVPLVISCLSSNRDETVLSAITTLMNLTTAASRTETTDGAVVQCMLRFSLTQNPRLRNLASVFLEDYCTQQQVDRAREEMQGQSQSAVGIPLPKD from the exons ATGGCAGGAAAGAGTCGTTTCTCAGCGTCTGACCGGTTTGAGTACTTGCAGGGTCTGGTCACAGAGTTTCAGGACACTGACAGTGAGG AGGCTAAAGAGCAAGTGCTGGCAAACCTGGCCAACTTTGCCTACGATCCATCCAACATGGAAGCACTGCGATTGCTCCAGGTCACTGAGCTCTTCCTGGACATGCTGACAGAAGAGAATGAGAACTTTGTGGAGTTTGGAATTG GTGGTTTGTGTAACCTCAGCATGGAGCGGGAGTCCCGTGATCAGATCCTGCAAAGCGGCGGAGTCCCATTAGTGATATCCTGCCTGTCGAGTAACAGAGATGAGACGGTTCTCTCTGCCATCACTACATTAATGAACCTGACCACAGCAGCCTCACGCACAGAGACCACAGACGGTGCTGTGGTGCAGTGCATGCTGCGCTTCTCCCTCACACAGAACCCGCGCCTCAGGAACCTGGCGTCTGTCTTCCTGGAGGACTACTGCACACAGCAACAAGTGGACAGAGCTCGAGAGGAAATGCAGGGACAAAGCCAGTCAGCGGTGGGGATTCCACTGCCAAAGGACTGA
- the ndel1a gene encoding nuclear distribution protein nudE-like 1-A isoform X4, which produces MDANMIPKFTSKDEEIDFWKALSLKYKKSYKEAQEELLEFQEGSRELETELETQLGQAEHRIRDLQADNERLQHEFDSLKEKLEYQYAQSYKQISMLEDDLSQTRGIKEQLHKYVRELEQANDDLERAKRATITSLEDFEQRLNQAIERNAFLESELDEKESLLVSVQRLKDEARDLRQELAVRESRPEMMRMSAPSSPIPDNDKTDSAVQASLSLPATPLSKNLDNAFTSQTALANSSTNAALTPSARISALNIVGDLLRKVGALESKLAACRNFAKDQAARKNYVSNVNGNLINGDISNYSHSLHTSYFDKARERVIFPALLLAGQ; this is translated from the exons ATGGATGCAAATATGATACCAAAATTCACCTCCAAAGACGAGGAAATTGACTTCTGGAAGGCTCTTTCACTCAAgtacaagaaaag TTATAAGGAGGCACAGGAGGAGTTGCTGGAGTTCCAAGAGGGGAGCAGAGAGCTGGAGACAGAGCTGGAGACACAACTGGGCCAAGCAGAGCATCGTATCAGAGACCTGCAGGCGGACAACGAGAGACTGCAGCATGAGTTCGACTCGCTCAAG GAGAAGCTAGAGTATCAGTATGCTCAGAGCTATAAACAGATCTCCATGCTGGAGGACGACCTCAGCCAGACTCGAGGCATCAAGGAGCAGCTGCATAAATATGTCAGAGAGTTAGAGCAGGCCAATGACGACCTGGAGAGAGCTAAGAG AGCCACGATTACATCTCTGGAGGACTTTGAGCAGAGGCTGAACCAGGCCATCGAGAGGAACGCCTTTCTGGAGAGTGAGCTGGATGAGAAGGAGTCTCTCCTGGTGTCTGTGCAGAGACTAAAAGATGAAGCCAGAG ATTTGCGGCAAGAGCTTGCGGTGCGAGAGAGCCGGCCAGAGATGATGCGAATGTCAGCTCCCAGCTCTCCGATTCCAGACAATGACAAAACAGACTCAGCAGTCCAGGCCTCCCTGTCTCTGCCAGCTACACCGCTCAGCAAGAACCTGGACAACGCTTTCACAAGCCAGACAG CTCTGGCCAACAGCTCCACTAATGCAGCCCTCACTCCATCTGCCAGAATATCAGCGCTCAATATTGTTGGCGATTTACTGCGTAAAGTTGGG GCTTTAGAGTCCAAGCTCGCAGCCTGTCGAAATTTTGCCAAGGACCAGGCAGCCAGGAAGAACTATGTCTCAAACGTCAACGGAAATCTGATTAATGGAGACATTTCAAATTActctcactctctccacacaTCCTACTTCGACAAAGC AAGAGAGAGGGTCATTTTCCCTGCGTTGCTTCTGG CAGGACAGTGA